A window of Variovorax paradoxus genomic DNA:
GGGCCCGCCTGCGTGGCCGATGCGTCGGCGGCGGGCACGGTCTGCGCGCCGGCAGTTCCGGCGGCGCAGGCCATCGCCAGCAATGCGCCGCGCACGGCGCGCGTGATGTGTTGTGAGTCGAAGGGAAACGGTCGGCGACGGGCCATGAAATGTTCTCTCGCAAAGAATGTGAAGTTGCTGTTCCTCAGGGCTTCACACGCGAGAAAACGAAAAGGGACACGGCCCGCCAAAAAAACCTGCGGACGCCCCCGCTTCAACCGCCAGGCGCCACCACCGTCACCCAGTAGCGCGTGCGGTAGAGCACGTCCACCGGCAGCGCCTGCGGCAGGCTGTCGAGCACCGGACCGGTGTCGTTCAGCTGGAACACGCCCGACACGCGCAGGTCGGCCACCGCCGGATCGCAGCGCAGCACGCCCGGCCGGTAGCGGCCGAGTTCGGCGAGGAAGTCTTGCAGCCGCATGTTCCTGGCGCGCAGCACGCCGCGCGACCAGTCGTCGGCTTCCGGTCCCACGGGCGTCACGGCGTCGATTGCCGAGTCCGAGAAGCCCGCCTGCTCGCCTGCGCGCAGCACCATGGCAAGGCCGCGCGCATCGTCGGGTCGCAGCTCCACCGCGCCTTCGAGCACCGCGACATGGCTGCGCCGGTCCTCGTGTTGCCGCACCACGAAGCGCGTGCCCAGGGCTTTCAGCCGGCCTTGCGCGGTCTCGACCACGAAGGGCCGGTAGGCGGGGTCGCTGGAAGCCACCGCATCGGGCGCGGTGTCGATCAGGATCTCGCCCGCGCGCAGCCGCACGAGGCGCAGCTTCGCGTCGTAGGCCAAGTCGACGGCGGTCGCGGTGTTGAGCTGGATGCGCGTGCCGTCCGGCAGGCGCAGTTCGCGGCGTTCGCCGGTGGCGGTGCGGTGGTCGGCCAGCCATTCGCGCGCCGGTGAGACGCGCCATGCGAGCCAGCCTGCCGGTGCGGCTGTCAGCAGCAGCGCCAGCGTCTTGACGGCCACGCGGCGATCCGCGCGCACCGTGCGGCCCAGCGTGGGCATCGACAGGCGGCCGGGCAGCATGCCGAACTTGCGGCTCACCTGCTCCGCGCGCTGCCAGGCCGCTTCGTGCGAAGGGTCGGCTTCGCGCCATTGCGTCCAGCGCATGCGGTCGGCAGAGGTGGCCTCGCCCGACTGCATCAGGAAGAACCACTGCGCCGCCTGCATGGCGACGGCTTCGTCGACGACCACCATCGCCTGTGAGGCGCTCATGCCGCGAGCAGGATGCAGCGTGCCATCGCCTCGGCCATGTAGCGCTTGACGGTGCGTTCGCTCACGCCCAGCGTGGCCGCGATTTCCGCATAGCCCAGCCCTTCGAGCTGCGCCATCAGGAAGGCCCGCCGCACCGGCGGCGCCAGCCCGTCGAGCATCGCGTCGATCTCCTGCAGGGTCTCGAGGATGATGGCTTGCTGCTCCGGCGACGGTGCCTGCGGCTCGGGCAGCGCGCTCAGCGCCTCGAAGTAGGCCTGCTCCAGCGAGCGGCGGCGGTACAGGTTGGCGAGCAGCCGCTTGGCCACGACCGTGAGGTAGGCGCGCGGTTCGCGCAGTTGCCAGTCGCCCTGCTTTTCGGGGGTGTCGTCGGGCGCGGCGAGGATGCGAAGAAAAGTGTCCTGCGCAAGGTCCGCCGC
This region includes:
- a CDS encoding FecR domain-containing protein, translating into MSASQAMVVVDEAVAMQAAQWFFLMQSGEATSADRMRWTQWREADPSHEAAWQRAEQVSRKFGMLPGRLSMPTLGRTVRADRRVAVKTLALLLTAAPAGWLAWRVSPAREWLADHRTATGERRELRLPDGTRIQLNTATAVDLAYDAKLRLVRLRAGEILIDTAPDAVASSDPAYRPFVVETAQGRLKALGTRFVVRQHEDRRSHVAVLEGAVELRPDDARGLAMVLRAGEQAGFSDSAIDAVTPVGPEADDWSRGVLRARNMRLQDFLAELGRYRPGVLRCDPAVADLRVSGVFQLNDTGPVLDSLPQALPVDVLYRTRYWVTVVAPGG
- a CDS encoding sigma-70 family RNA polymerase sigma factor, which gives rise to MAADSVLHHPHIQTLYCDHHGWLQGWLRKKLGNAFDAADLAQDTFLRILAAPDDTPEKQGDWQLREPRAYLTVVAKRLLANLYRRRSLEQAYFEALSALPEPQAPSPEQQAIILETLQEIDAMLDGLAPPVRRAFLMAQLEGLGYAEIAATLGVSERTVKRYMAEAMARCILLAA